From the genome of Phycicoccus duodecadis:
CCCGTCGAGCAGCAGCGGCAGGCCGAGGGCGGTGGCCACGCGCAGGCCGGTGGCCACGTCGGCCCCGGCCGGGGAGGTGACGACCACCGCGGTGCAGCGCTCGAGCAGCGCCCGGCCGGCGGCCACGGTGGGCTCGGTGTCGGGGTCGAGGACGCCGACCCGGCCGTCGGGGTGGACCACGAGCTCGTGCCGGGCCGGGGCCGAGGGCTCCGGGGGGGTCGGGGGCGCCGACGTCGGGGTGCCCGACCCTGTGGGGCCGCCGGTACCGGAGGCCTGGGTCGTGCAGCCCGCGGCCACCGCCGCGCCCAGGGTGGCCAGGGCCACGCCGCGCAGCGCGGCCCGGCGCGGGAACGGGCTGGTCACAGGGCCTCCAGACGGACGGGACGTCCCTACCGTCGCACGCCATGGCCCCCGTGCGAGGCTCAGCGACCGGTGACGCGCCGCAGCCAGGACCGCCGGTCGCGGGCGGCGCGGCGCTGCTCCGGGCTCGCGGCCGCGTCCTGTTCGGGGGTGGTGTCCCGCGGCTGCGGGAGGTCCTCGGGCCGGCGCGCGGACAGCCGGACGACGCGGGCGAGGTCGACCGCGGCGTCGATGGCCGCGATGGCGGCGTCGTCGAGCTCGTACATCGTCGGCTCGACCTGCACCTGGAAGCCGTCGGTGCTGACCAGCCAGCGCCCGCCGTCCTCGTAGGCCTGCATGATCGCCACCTGGTCGAAGGCCACCGTCGAGCGCGAGCGGGGCGTGCGCACCATCACGCCGTCGTCGCCGACGACCAGCACGGCGTCGGAGTAGCCCCGCCCCGGGTACTCGGTGCCCGCCACCGTGCGGGGCGAGTGCATCGGGATCTGGTTCCAGCCCGCCCAGTCGAGCCCGAGGTCGGGCAGCTGCGCCAGCGCGCTCGCGTGCAGCTCCTCGGCCACGGCGCGCACCTGGTCGGGGGTGATGCCGGCGAAGTCGCCGGGCCCCCACGCGGGCCCCTCGGACGCGAGGCCGAGGACGCGGTCGAGGGCGCGCCGGCGCGCGGCGTCCGGGGTGGCGTCGGCGGCGCGGTGCGTCTCGGCGGCCGCCCGGGCGGCGTAGGTGACCTCGGCCGCGCCGAGCGGGCCCCAGCGCAGGCGCGCCATGGCGTCGACGACCGCTCCGACGAGTGCACCGCCGCGGTGCTGCAACAGGCAGTCGGCGGTGATGGTGACGATGGCGGCCTCGGCGTCGCGCACCTCGAGGGTGGCCGAGGCGCTGAGGCTGATCCGGTCGCCGTCCAGCAGGTCGCGGTCGAGGGCGCGGCCGAGCAGCATCGTGTAGACCACCGCGGCCGGGCCGGGGGTCACGACCCCCGAGACCACGAGGGTGTCGGTGGTGCTGTCGCGGAACCACATCGGCGCCTGACCCAACGCGGTCGTGACGACCGGCAGGGTCGAGCGCTCGCCCTCGGGCAGCGGCATCTTCAGGGAGCCGGGCGCGATGTCACCGGCCAGCCACGCCACGGTGTTCTCACGGGTGAAGGCGGCATCGGCCCAGAGCTGCACGAGATCGGCGTCGATGCCGGGCAGCCCGAGCTCGGGGAAGGAGGCCAGCCCGTAGCCCTGGGCGCCGTAGCGCAGCAGCGGCGAGGCCCGGCGCTCCTCGGTGCGGCGGGCCTCCTCGGCCCGCAGGGCGTCGCTCTCGAGCGCGATGCGGTGGGTGGGCAGCTGCTGGAGGTTGGCGCAGACGCCGTTGAGGACGTTGGCCACCTGCTGGGCCGAGCCCTGCGCGTACACGTGGGTGTAGCGGTCGTGGATCTCGACGTTCTGGTGGGGGTCGCCGACGACGACCTGGTGCAGCGCGAGATGGCTGACCAGGTGGGTGAGGCCGCGCACGGCGAGCGTCTCGTCGGCCCAGCCCACGCGGAAGATGAGGCCGCCGCTGCAGAGGCCGTCGTCGCGGTCGGCGACGAAGACCGGGATGCCGTCGACCGTGGTCTCGGTGACGCTCATCGACGCCTTCCTTCGGCCACGGCGGCGCCGCGGACGGTCTCGAGGTCCTCGCGGTGGGCGGCCGCGAGCTCCCAGGCGCCCGGGGCGAGGGCGGGGCCGAGCGCGCGGAAGTGCTTCATCGAGCGGCCGCGCTGACCGGCCAGGGCCGTGACGACGGCGAAGTCGGTGTGGACCTCGACGGCGGCGTAGGGGGAGGTGCAGGGGG
Proteins encoded in this window:
- a CDS encoding insulinase family protein gives rise to the protein MSVTETTVDGIPVFVADRDDGLCSGGLIFRVGWADETLAVRGLTHLVSHLALHQVVVGDPHQNVEIHDRYTHVYAQGSAQQVANVLNGVCANLQQLPTHRIALESDALRAEEARRTEERRASPLLRYGAQGYGLASFPELGLPGIDADLVQLWADAAFTRENTVAWLAGDIAPGSLKMPLPEGERSTLPVVTTALGQAPMWFRDSTTDTLVVSGVVTPGPAAVVYTMLLGRALDRDLLDGDRISLSASATLEVRDAEAAIVTITADCLLQHRGGALVGAVVDAMARLRWGPLGAAEVTYAARAAAETHRAADATPDAARRRALDRVLGLASEGPAWGPGDFAGITPDQVRAVAEELHASALAQLPDLGLDWAGWNQIPMHSPRTVAGTEYPGRGYSDAVLVVGDDGVMVRTPRSRSTVAFDQVAIMQAYEDGGRWLVSTDGFQVQVEPTMYELDDAAIAAIDAAVDLARVVRLSARRPEDLPQPRDTTPEQDAAASPEQRRAARDRRSWLRRVTGR